In Burkholderia sp. GAS332, one DNA window encodes the following:
- a CDS encoding transcriptional regulator, BolA protein family, producing the protein MTSDAFMHATTAERAALIEARLTAALAPVASIQITDDSAQHAGHAGASAGGHFSVTIVAAAFAGKARVARHRMVYDALADAMQRGIHALAITAYTPEEFALLPR; encoded by the coding sequence ATGACAAGCGATGCTTTCATGCACGCCACCACCGCCGAGCGCGCCGCGCTGATCGAGGCGCGCCTCACCGCCGCGCTCGCGCCGGTCGCCTCGATCCAGATCACGGATGACAGCGCGCAGCACGCGGGCCACGCCGGCGCCTCCGCCGGCGGTCATTTCAGTGTCACGATCGTGGCCGCCGCATTCGCCGGGAAAGCCCGCGTGGCGCGGCATCGCATGGTGTATGATGCGCTGGCCGATGCCATGCAGCGCGGCATTCACGCCCTTGCAATCACGGCGTATACGCCCGAAGAATTTGCTTTGTTGCCCCGCTAG
- a CDS encoding peptidyl-prolyl cis-trans isomerase C, translating into MTLKKTHLWVLLAAFAAAPAFAQNIAVVNGTPIPKARADALIDQLVHQGQQDTPQLQMAVREELVNREILMQEALRRGLPNRPDIKAQIAVAQQTVVLRALIEDFVKNNTPTDAEVTARYNALVKDAGGKEYHLHHILVDNEQQAKDLIAKIKAGASFEDLAKQYSKDPGSGKNGGDLDWSDPKAYVPEFADAATHLQKGQMTDTPVHTQFGWHIIRVDDVRNITPPPLEQVRPQIVQQIQQEKLQAFEEGLRKNAKIQ; encoded by the coding sequence ATGACCTTGAAGAAAACCCACCTTTGGGTATTGCTGGCTGCATTCGCGGCCGCACCTGCATTCGCACAGAACATCGCTGTCGTGAACGGCACGCCGATTCCGAAAGCACGCGCCGACGCACTGATCGATCAACTGGTTCATCAAGGCCAGCAAGATACGCCGCAACTGCAAATGGCCGTGCGCGAAGAACTGGTGAACCGTGAAATCCTGATGCAGGAAGCGCTGCGCCGCGGCCTGCCGAATCGTCCGGACATCAAGGCACAAATCGCCGTTGCACAGCAAACCGTCGTGCTGCGCGCGCTGATCGAAGACTTCGTGAAGAACAACACGCCGACCGACGCCGAAGTCACCGCGCGCTACAACGCGCTGGTCAAGGACGCGGGCGGCAAGGAATATCACCTGCATCACATCCTGGTCGACAACGAACAGCAAGCGAAGGATCTGATCGCCAAGATCAAGGCCGGCGCAAGCTTCGAAGACCTCGCCAAGCAATACTCGAAGGACCCGGGATCGGGCAAGAACGGCGGCGACCTGGACTGGTCGGACCCGAAGGCCTACGTACCTGAATTCGCGGACGCGGCCACGCATCTGCAGAAGGGCCAGATGACCGACACGCCGGTGCATACGCAATTCGGCTGGCACATCATCCGTGTCGACGACGTGCGTAACATCACGCCGCCACCGCTCGAACAAGTGCGTCCGCAGATCGTGCAGCAGATCCAGCAGGAAAAGCTGCAGGCGTTCGAAGAAGGTCTGCGTAAGAACGCGAAGATTCAGTAA
- a CDS encoding HipA N-terminal domain-containing protein gives MAARTLVAYADGRRVGVVSDERGIWSFAYDKDWLGREDAFALSPAFPLHAEAFIDGSSERPVQWFFDNLLPEEEMRTALAREAKVNASDAWGLLAYYGRESAGALTLLAEGEHEGSGGLQPLSYAELDARIQAMPQRALSTTAPKRMSAAGAQQKLLLSVRGDAPNYELFEPVGNEPSMHLLKPDMRSTGYPHSAINEFFCMQLAQAMGVRVPATHFMRVPSACYVIDRFDRDMAAEPVRRLHTVDAMQLLNYDRHFKYQNATAQVLRDAIEKTGTRAKARLDVFRWAVFNVLVGNADSHLKNLSFFVSAQGYMLAPFYDLVSTVVYHTPTYQPNQRDRWPHCDLTMPVGEATQFADISRKNMLAFGEVLGLPPKGSEKLLDEILAIVDTKVVDTRRAVDEIAQPNAGEVRLLDSIVAMPLAEMSRALRK, from the coding sequence ATGGCAGCTAGAACGCTCGTCGCATACGCGGATGGCAGGCGCGTTGGCGTGGTGAGCGATGAACGCGGTATCTGGTCATTTGCCTACGATAAGGACTGGCTGGGCCGCGAAGACGCATTCGCGCTTTCACCCGCTTTTCCTCTACATGCCGAGGCTTTCATCGACGGGTCGAGCGAGAGGCCAGTGCAATGGTTCTTCGACAATCTTTTGCCAGAAGAGGAAATGCGCACGGCGCTCGCCCGTGAAGCCAAAGTCAATGCGAGCGATGCGTGGGGTCTGCTTGCATACTACGGCCGGGAGTCGGCAGGAGCCTTGACGCTCCTCGCCGAGGGTGAACACGAGGGATCCGGCGGTTTGCAACCGTTGTCGTACGCGGAACTGGACGCTCGCATTCAGGCTATGCCGCAGCGCGCGCTCAGCACCACCGCGCCCAAACGTATGTCCGCGGCGGGTGCCCAACAAAAACTGCTGCTGTCCGTGCGAGGCGACGCACCGAATTACGAGCTCTTTGAGCCCGTGGGTAATGAGCCGTCAATGCATCTGCTCAAACCTGACATGCGAAGTACAGGCTATCCTCATTCCGCGATAAACGAATTTTTCTGCATGCAGCTGGCGCAAGCGATGGGTGTGCGCGTGCCAGCTACGCATTTCATGCGCGTGCCTTCGGCCTGCTATGTCATCGACCGCTTCGATCGTGATATGGCAGCAGAGCCGGTTCGACGCCTGCATACGGTCGACGCAATGCAGCTGTTGAACTACGATCGTCACTTCAAATATCAGAACGCGACGGCGCAGGTACTCAGGGATGCTATCGAAAAAACGGGCACGCGGGCAAAGGCACGTCTCGATGTATTCCGATGGGCGGTCTTCAACGTGCTCGTCGGTAACGCGGATTCCCACCTCAAAAACCTCTCGTTCTTCGTCAGCGCTCAAGGCTACATGCTGGCGCCGTTTTACGATCTGGTCAGTACAGTCGTCTACCATACGCCGACCTATCAGCCGAATCAGCGGGACCGTTGGCCGCACTGCGACCTGACAATGCCGGTTGGAGAGGCCACTCAGTTTGCGGACATTTCCAGAAAGAACATGCTGGCATTCGGCGAAGTGCTTGGCCTCCCGCCAAAAGGTTCGGAAAAATTGCTCGACGAGATACTGGCCATTGTCGACACCAAGGTAGTGGATACCCGCCGCGCCGTCGACGAGATCGCGCAGCCGAATGCCGGCGAAGTCCGGCTGCTCGACTCGATCGTTGCGATGCCGCTCGCGGAGATGAGCAGGGCTCTTCGCAAGTGA
- a CDS encoding transcriptional regulator, XRE family, translating into MRQSDDLISSMTELGDLVRASRLAQGLTRDELSIATGLSPKFITHIEAGKPTAQIGKVLHLLGELGITLRAQVSVDIPPALATKALQRRRTTHGS; encoded by the coding sequence ATGCGTCAATCCGACGATCTCATCAGCAGCATGACGGAGTTGGGCGATCTTGTGCGGGCATCAAGGCTCGCACAAGGGCTGACGCGCGACGAACTCTCCATCGCCACCGGCTTGTCCCCCAAGTTCATCACACACATCGAAGCGGGCAAGCCGACCGCCCAGATCGGCAAGGTGCTCCACCTTCTCGGCGAACTGGGCATTACCCTCCGCGCACAGGTTTCCGTGGACATTCCTCCGGCCCTGGCCACCAAGGCGCTCCAGCGCCGACGGACTACTCATGGCAGCTAG